The Erpetoichthys calabaricus chromosome 5, fErpCal1.3, whole genome shotgun sequence genome has a segment encoding these proteins:
- the LOC127528019 gene encoding ciliogenesis and planar polarity effector 1-like, translated as MQSFRNTKHCASFLPGNSPASPIGLRNSRVTYLQNIQYDQPVCGLEDRHSNSAENFDSVLIDQSISSLSSTADFHYYASTHKWPANTRETGTNTVDLSVLQPKSTTVLNGDDVEHRLLFNADDSARCLYSPLTVPVAQKYFASKLAEMDVQLTTLQNISENMELEFYNTRLFVDTAEKLNKQQHYVNQKCLGTGILAKKKGLMRFNCLILSENLIPIRLTKDSLQPQKLRYIYNILNDLETDSMFPASELDLPQKQTRQVKRICHLYQGFSKSRHQREEIREWMKRKYKQRQAEYRRQLDEKRKKEHHPFTPTANVSSEDIKINNIIKGVKDKMVSAEHHSHRKMEAVKLMKEIVSDAMQLTACRQNPVTTRSRRFVQSPKRRAARR; from the exons ATGCAGTCCTTTAGAAACACAAAGCACTGTGCCTCCTTTCTACCTGGCAACTCCCCTGcatctcccatcgggcttcgcaaTAGTAGAGTCACTTATCTGCAG AACATTCAGTATGATCAGCCTGTCTGTGGACTGGAAGACAGACATAGCAATTCAGCAG aaaactTTGATTCTGTACTAATAGATCAAAGTATCAGCTCATTATCCTCCACTGCTGATTTTCATTACTATGCTTCCACCCATAAATGGCCAGCAAACACAAGAGAAACTGGAACTAACACTG ttgacctatcagttttgcagcccaAATCCACTACTGTGCTAAATGGAGATGATGTAGAACACAGGCTACTCTTTAATGCTGACGACTCTGCAAGATGTTTGTATTCACCTTTAACTGTCCCTGTAGCACAAAAATACTTTGCGTCTAAACTCGCAGAGATGGATGTTCAACTGACTACTTTACagaatatttctgaaaacatggaACTTGAATTTTACAACACCAGATTG tttgtggATACAGCTGAAAAGCTTAATAAACAGCAACATTATGTGAACCAAAAATGTCTGGGAACAGGAATTTTAGCGAAGAAAAAAG GACTAATGAGGTTCAATTGCCTTATCCTCTCAGAGAACCTCATTCCCATCAG GTTAACAAAGGATTCTTTGCAACCTCAAAAGTTAAGATATATTTACAATATTCTTAATGACCTTGAAACAGACAGCATGTTTccagcatcagaactggacctacctcaaaaacaaacaagacaagTGAAGCG AATTTGTCACCTATACCAAGGGTTTAGCAAATCTAGGCACCAGAGAGAAGAAATCAGAGAATGGATGAAAaggaaatataaacaaaggcaagcagAATATCGCAGACAACTTGATGAGAAAAGGAAGAAGGAACACCATCCATTCACCCCTACT GCAAATGTCAGCTCTGAAGATATCAAAATTAACAACATCATTAAAGGCGTGAAAGATAA AATGGTTTCGGCAGAACATCATAGTCATCGAAAAATGGAAGCAGTTAAACTAATGAAGGAAATTGTGTCTGATGCAATGCAACTTACGGCATGCAGGCAGAATCCAGTGACAACCAGATCTAGGAGGTTTGTTCAGAGTCCAAAAAGAAGGGCAGCAAGAAGGTAA